In Mangrovivirga cuniculi, the following proteins share a genomic window:
- a CDS encoding LamB/YcsF family protein, which yields MHRIDINCDMGESYGQFHVGNDDILFPYISSSNIACGYHGGDPLFIENTIIKALNLNLNVGAHPSYPDLAGFGRRKMEMSFDELRTIIKYQVSAVKGICESLGGKLSHVKPHGALYNTAANDEKVSLAIVTAIKEIDSSLILLGKSFSQMEKVAKEKEVKFASEAFMDRRYDKSGNLVHRSISEAIISNPDDAVAQALDIILKKKVLTIDNEYINIECDSLCIHGDNPIAGKILKKLKNSFEEKNIEISPLLNVKN from the coding sequence ATGCATAGAATAGATATTAATTGTGATATGGGAGAAAGTTACGGCCAGTTTCATGTTGGCAATGATGATATTTTATTTCCATACATCTCTTCAAGCAATATTGCATGTGGATATCATGGAGGTGACCCGTTATTTATTGAAAACACAATTATAAAAGCTTTAAATCTTAATTTGAATGTCGGGGCACATCCTTCTTACCCGGATCTTGCTGGATTTGGAAGAAGGAAAATGGAAATGTCATTCGATGAATTAAGGACGATCATAAAGTATCAGGTGTCTGCGGTGAAAGGGATATGCGAAAGCCTGGGAGGGAAGCTTTCTCACGTAAAACCTCATGGAGCTCTATATAATACTGCTGCTAATGATGAAAAAGTATCCTTAGCAATAGTGACAGCAATTAAAGAAATTGATAGCTCCCTAATACTTTTAGGGAAGTCTTTTAGCCAAATGGAAAAGGTAGCCAAAGAAAAAGAGGTGAAGTTTGCATCTGAGGCTTTTATGGATAGAAGATATGACAAAAGCGGGAATCTGGTACACCGTAGTATTTCTGAGGCCATAATTTCAAATCCCGATGATGCAGTAGCGCAGGCACTTGATATAATACTGAAAAAAAAGGTATTAACTATAGATAATGAGTATATTAATATAGAGTGCGATTCTTTATGTATTCATGGTGATAATCCCATCGCAGGAAAAATACTTAAAAAATTAAAAAATTCTTTTGAGGAAAAAAATATTGAAATATCCCCACTATTAAATGTTAAAAATTAA
- the pxpB gene encoding 5-oxoprolinase subunit PxpB encodes MLKIKHLGSKALLVEFRQNIDLKINKKVYQLDYLIKSKNLEGVNYTIPAFCSLTVGFDPGKISYFVLSEFIKALASENLDEGKDFNNKGNKHTIPVCYDKRLAIDIEEVKQQTGLNRKQIIEQHTSKEYTVLMTGFLPGFVYLGKVSTQLQCRRKRSPELNIAAGSVGLAGSQTGIYPFESPGGWQIIGRTPVKTLDLFEEDTFLFKGGDKVKFESITYEKFEQMITGNR; translated from the coding sequence ATGTTAAAAATTAAGCATTTAGGAAGTAAAGCATTATTAGTAGAATTCAGACAAAACATTGATTTAAAAATCAACAAGAAAGTCTATCAACTAGACTATTTAATTAAATCTAAAAATCTGGAAGGGGTTAATTACACTATTCCGGCATTCTGTTCTTTAACTGTTGGGTTTGACCCGGGTAAGATTTCTTATTTTGTTTTATCGGAATTTATTAAAGCATTGGCGAGTGAAAACCTGGATGAAGGAAAAGACTTTAATAATAAAGGGAATAAGCATACTATTCCAGTTTGTTATGATAAAAGACTGGCAATCGATATTGAAGAGGTAAAACAACAAACAGGACTCAATCGAAAACAAATAATTGAGCAACATACTTCAAAGGAATATACTGTACTTATGACAGGCTTTTTACCCGGATTTGTTTACCTGGGAAAGGTTTCGACTCAATTGCAATGTCGACGTAAACGCTCACCGGAGTTAAATATAGCAGCTGGTTCCGTCGGTCTTGCTGGTTCTCAAACTGGTATATATCCTTTTGAATCTCCGGGAGGCTGGCAAATTATAGGTAGGACACCGGTGAAGACGCTAGACCTTTTTGAAGAAGACACTTTTTTATTCAAAGGTGGCGATAAAGTGAAGTTTGAATCTATTACATATGAAAAATTCGAACAAATGATAACAGGAAACAGGTAG
- a CDS encoding 5-oxoprolinase subunit C family protein has translation MTTGILRFINGGMYTVIQDSGREGYRHFGIPSGGFLDRKTAGFANRLVGKSPDSPLIEITLLGPEFVISGSVHIALCGPPSEIYVNGTEAKMNKTLSLNEGDTVKISRVRSGCRVYLAFSGEPELPEWLGSCSSASLISSIVTPWAIIKKGYVLNIKNTDLQKLDKDSPNKITEITFPAVIRVMPGPEFHCFLKKDISNFFKMEHEVLQDSNRMGIRLKSRIVPNNKKNMISSGVVPGTIQITEEGLPILLLADAQTTGGYLRIANVIEEDLDRCAQLRPGEQFLLKLIDFDD, from the coding sequence ATGACAACCGGAATACTTAGGTTTATTAATGGAGGAATGTATACTGTCATCCAGGATTCTGGACGGGAAGGATATCGACATTTTGGTATACCTAGTGGAGGTTTTTTGGATCGTAAAACTGCCGGATTTGCAAACCGGTTAGTGGGAAAGTCACCTGATAGTCCATTAATTGAAATCACCCTTTTAGGACCTGAATTTGTCATTTCTGGTTCTGTGCATATTGCATTATGTGGCCCGCCTTCCGAAATCTATGTAAATGGAACCGAAGCTAAAATGAACAAAACACTGTCTTTAAATGAGGGTGATACAGTTAAAATTAGCAGGGTAAGGTCCGGCTGTAGAGTTTATTTAGCATTTTCAGGTGAACCAGAACTACCTGAATGGTTAGGAAGCTGTTCTTCTGCCTCCTTAATATCTTCAATAGTTACTCCCTGGGCAATAATCAAAAAAGGGTATGTCCTTAACATTAAAAACACTGATTTACAGAAACTGGATAAAGATTCACCAAATAAAATTACTGAAATCACATTTCCTGCTGTAATCAGAGTGATGCCAGGTCCTGAATTTCATTGTTTCTTAAAAAAAGACATTAGTAATTTTTTTAAAATGGAGCATGAAGTATTACAGGATTCTAATAGGATGGGCATAAGGCTGAAATCCAGGATTGTTCCCAATAACAAAAAAAACATGATCTCGTCAGGAGTGGTTCCTGGCACAATTCAAATTACTGAGGAAGGATTGCCAATTTTACTGTTAGCAGACGCTCAAACGACTGGTGGATACCTAAGAATAGCTAATGTGATTGAAGAAGATCTGGATAGATGTGCACAATTAAGACCGGGAGAACAGTTTCTGTTAAAATTAATTGATTTCGATGATTAA